The following coding sequences lie in one Arthrobacter sp. SLBN-122 genomic window:
- a CDS encoding MBL fold metallo-hydrolase, producing MIIPSVADGVHLITHANVNCYVIEDDHGVTLVDAGLPTMWPMLTQLLEERNRRPQDVKALVLTHGHFDHVGFALRAHRQWGIPVLVHQGDARLAAHPYRYKPQRNRFLYPFTHPKSLPRLGSMAAAGALAVKGISDTQPLGTGVADGLTGRPAVVHTPGHTDGHCILHLPDRGVLLTGDALVTLDPYTGKAGAQIVASAATKDTGQALASLEAIAATGATTLLPGHGEPWKQGAEAAVKQALKIGAH from the coding sequence ATGATCATTCCCAGCGTCGCAGACGGCGTTCACCTGATTACCCACGCCAACGTCAACTGCTATGTGATCGAGGACGACCACGGCGTGACCCTGGTGGACGCGGGCCTGCCCACCATGTGGCCCATGCTCACCCAGCTCCTTGAGGAACGGAACCGGCGCCCGCAGGACGTCAAGGCCTTGGTCCTCACGCACGGCCACTTCGACCACGTGGGATTCGCGCTGCGGGCCCACCGGCAGTGGGGAATCCCGGTGCTGGTACATCAGGGAGATGCCAGGCTCGCGGCGCATCCCTACCGCTACAAGCCACAACGGAACAGGTTCCTCTACCCGTTCACCCACCCCAAATCGCTGCCGCGGCTCGGCAGCATGGCAGCGGCAGGTGCCCTGGCCGTCAAGGGCATCTCCGACACACAGCCGCTGGGCACCGGGGTCGCGGACGGACTGACTGGCCGTCCCGCCGTCGTCCATACTCCCGGCCACACGGACGGGCACTGCATCCTCCACCTCCCGGACCGGGGCGTCCTCCTCACCGGCGACGCCCTGGTGACCTTGGACCCCTACACCGGAAAGGCCGGTGCGCAGATCGTGGCCTCCGCCGCCACCAAGGACACAGGACAGGCGCTGGCATCCCTCGAGGCCATCGCCGCCACAGGAGCCACCACGCTGCTGCCCGGGCACGGCGAGCCCTGGAAGCAGGGGGCGGAAGCCGCGGTGAAGCAGGCACTGAAGATCGGCGCCCACTGA
- a CDS encoding LacI family DNA-binding transcriptional regulator has product MSNRNIGIKDVAVAAGVSATTVSHVLNEVSYARVSQETRNKVRSAAEQLGYGPNRLAQALRTQRTGMLGLLSEDIATTPHAGRIIMGADEAARAGGYNLMVINTSGSASLESRQADVEALLERRVDGILYATMYHRSVELPPNLGSVPSILVDSVAADGGIVAVIPDEAGGARVAVQALLEAGHTRIGFINNTTDVPSTRQRLQAFRATLTEAGLDGDAAPVESAASDAQGGYEAALRVLAGEEPPTGLFCYNDRMAMGAYRAAAELGLSIPADLSVVGFDDQELIAANLHPGLTTVALPHYAMGAWATEHLIDAIEGKSDLPQTAVRPTILGCPLVSRSSIGPPRH; this is encoded by the coding sequence ATGAGCAACAGGAATATTGGCATCAAGGACGTGGCCGTGGCCGCCGGCGTGTCCGCCACCACCGTTTCACACGTCCTCAACGAGGTCTCTTACGCCAGGGTAAGTCAGGAAACCCGGAATAAGGTGCGGTCCGCCGCGGAACAGTTGGGTTATGGGCCCAACCGTCTGGCCCAGGCCCTCCGCACCCAAAGGACCGGGATGCTGGGCCTGCTCAGCGAGGACATCGCCACCACGCCCCATGCCGGAAGGATCATCATGGGCGCTGATGAAGCTGCGAGGGCGGGCGGGTACAACCTCATGGTCATCAACACGTCCGGCTCGGCCAGCCTGGAATCCCGGCAGGCCGACGTCGAGGCCCTCCTGGAGCGCCGGGTGGACGGAATCCTCTACGCCACCATGTACCACCGCAGCGTTGAGCTGCCGCCAAACCTCGGCAGCGTGCCCTCCATCCTGGTCGACTCCGTAGCGGCCGACGGTGGCATCGTCGCCGTCATCCCGGACGAAGCAGGGGGTGCCCGCGTTGCAGTGCAAGCGCTCCTTGAGGCCGGCCATACCCGGATCGGTTTCATCAACAACACCACGGACGTACCCTCAACCCGCCAGCGGCTTCAGGCCTTCCGCGCCACCCTGACTGAAGCAGGGCTCGACGGCGACGCGGCACCTGTCGAGTCCGCAGCCTCCGATGCACAGGGCGGCTATGAGGCGGCGCTGCGGGTCCTCGCGGGGGAGGAGCCGCCCACTGGCCTGTTCTGCTACAACGACCGCATGGCAATGGGAGCCTACCGCGCCGCCGCCGAGCTGGGGCTCTCCATCCCCGCCGACCTTTCAGTCGTCGGCTTCGACGACCAGGAACTGATTGCCGCCAATCTCCATCCGGGCCTGACCACCGTGGCCTTGCCGCACTATGCCATGGGAGCCTGGGCCACAGAGCATCTGATTGATGCGATAGAGGGCAAATCCGACCTGCCCCAAACGGCGGTTCGCCCGACCATTCTGGGTTGCCCGCTGGTGAGCCGCTCTTCCATCGGGCCTCCCCGGCACTAG
- a CDS encoding hydroxypyruvate isomerase family protein, with translation MTYTVNCSILLTELPLLERPAAAKAAGFEAVEFWWPFETSVPADSEITKFENAITDAGVQLTGLNFNAGNMPGGDRGLVSWKGRCSEFKDNIDVVAGIGERLGCKAFNALYGNRQEEFTPEEQDELAVKNLAAAAEGVARIGGTVLLEPVSGAPRYPLLSADDALKVIARVKAEAGVGNIKLLADFYHLAVNGDDVPAVIENHAKDFGHIQIADNPGRGAPGTGTLPLGEWIARSRELGYEGYIGLEYKEPQETAFSWAIRDHASR, from the coding sequence ATGACGTACACAGTGAACTGCTCCATCCTCCTCACGGAGCTTCCCCTGCTCGAGCGCCCCGCTGCCGCAAAGGCAGCAGGCTTTGAGGCCGTCGAGTTCTGGTGGCCCTTCGAAACCTCGGTCCCGGCAGACAGCGAGATCACCAAGTTCGAGAACGCCATCACGGACGCCGGAGTCCAGCTCACGGGCCTGAACTTCAATGCCGGCAACATGCCCGGCGGCGACCGCGGCCTGGTTTCCTGGAAGGGGCGCTGCTCCGAGTTCAAGGACAACATCGACGTCGTGGCCGGCATCGGCGAGCGCCTGGGCTGCAAGGCCTTCAACGCCCTCTACGGCAACCGGCAGGAAGAATTCACTCCGGAGGAGCAGGACGAGCTCGCCGTCAAGAACCTGGCTGCAGCGGCAGAAGGCGTCGCCCGCATCGGCGGCACGGTCCTCCTGGAACCGGTCAGCGGCGCACCCAGGTACCCCCTCCTCAGCGCCGACGACGCACTCAAGGTCATCGCCCGCGTCAAGGCGGAGGCCGGCGTCGGAAACATCAAGCTCCTCGCCGACTTCTACCACCTGGCCGTCAACGGCGACGACGTCCCGGCCGTGATCGAGAACCACGCCAAGGACTTCGGCCACATCCAGATCGCCGACAACCCCGGCCGGGGCGCCCCCGGCACCGGCACACTTCCCCTCGGTGAATGGATCGCCCGCAGCCGCGAACTCGGCTACGAGGGCTACATCGGCCTCGAGTACAAGGAACCGCAGGAGACGGCCTTCAGCTGGGCCATCCGCGACCACGCTTCCCGCTAG
- the gcl gene encoding glyoxylate carboligase — MSKMRTVDAAVAILEKEGAIEAFGLPGAAINPFYSAMRAHGGIRHTLARHVEGASHMADGFSRAKDGNIGICIGTSGPAGTDMITGLYAAWADSIPMLCITGQAPVAKLHKEDFQAVDIESIAKPVTKMAMTILEPGQVPGAFQKAFQLMRSGRPGPVLLDLPIDVQLAEIEFDIDTYEPLPVEKPKASRKQLEKALDMLLAAKHPLIVAGGGIINAGASAQLVELAETLNVPVIPTLMGWGTIPDDHQLMAGMVGLQTSHRYGNENYLQSDFVIGIGNRWANRHTGGLETYTAGRKFVHIDIEPTQIGRVFSPDLGIASDAGAALSGLVELARERKAAGSLPDYSAWVAECQDRKASLHRKTHFENIPIKPQRVYEEMNKSFGRDTTYVSTIGLSQIAGAQMLHVFGPRKWINAGQAGPLGWTAPAALGVVRANPEQTVVALSGDYDFQFMIEELAVGAQFNLPYIHVVVNNSYLGLIRQSQRGFNMEQNVSLAFDNVNSADLSENARGYGVDHLKVAEGLGCKAVRVEDPNDLAAAFDKAKALMGEFQVPVVVEVILEKVTNISMGVEINAVNEFEELAETAADAPTAILALQA; from the coding sequence ATGAGCAAGATGCGTACCGTTGATGCAGCGGTGGCCATCCTGGAAAAGGAAGGCGCCATCGAGGCGTTCGGCCTGCCAGGCGCTGCCATCAACCCCTTCTACTCCGCAATGCGCGCCCACGGCGGCATCCGCCATACCCTGGCCCGACACGTTGAAGGCGCCAGCCACATGGCCGACGGCTTCAGCCGCGCCAAGGACGGCAACATCGGCATCTGCATCGGCACCTCCGGCCCCGCCGGCACCGACATGATCACCGGCCTCTACGCCGCCTGGGCAGACTCCATCCCCATGCTCTGCATCACCGGCCAGGCCCCCGTGGCCAAGCTGCACAAGGAAGACTTCCAGGCCGTGGACATCGAGTCCATCGCCAAGCCCGTCACCAAGATGGCCATGACCATCCTGGAGCCCGGCCAGGTTCCCGGCGCCTTCCAGAAAGCCTTCCAGCTGATGCGCTCCGGCCGCCCCGGCCCGGTCCTGCTGGACCTGCCCATCGACGTGCAGCTGGCCGAGATCGAGTTCGACATCGACACCTACGAGCCCCTGCCCGTCGAAAAACCCAAGGCCTCCCGCAAGCAGCTGGAAAAGGCCCTGGACATGCTCCTCGCCGCCAAGCACCCGCTGATCGTGGCCGGCGGCGGCATCATCAACGCCGGCGCCTCCGCCCAGCTGGTGGAACTGGCCGAGACCCTGAACGTTCCGGTCATCCCCACGCTGATGGGCTGGGGCACCATCCCGGACGACCACCAGCTGATGGCCGGCATGGTGGGCCTGCAGACCTCCCACCGCTACGGCAACGAGAACTACTTGCAGAGCGACTTCGTGATCGGCATCGGCAACCGCTGGGCCAACCGCCACACCGGCGGCCTGGAGACCTACACGGCCGGCCGGAAGTTCGTGCACATCGACATTGAGCCCACCCAAATCGGCCGCGTGTTCTCGCCGGACCTGGGCATCGCGTCCGACGCCGGCGCGGCGCTGTCGGGGCTGGTTGAGCTCGCCCGTGAGCGCAAGGCGGCCGGGTCCCTGCCGGACTACAGCGCCTGGGTTGCCGAGTGCCAGGACCGCAAGGCCTCCCTGCACCGCAAGACGCACTTCGAGAACATCCCCATCAAGCCGCAGCGCGTGTACGAGGAGATGAACAAGTCCTTCGGCCGCGACACCACCTACGTGTCCACCATCGGCCTGTCCCAGATCGCCGGCGCGCAGATGCTGCACGTCTTCGGCCCGCGCAAGTGGATCAACGCCGGGCAGGCAGGCCCCCTGGGCTGGACCGCCCCGGCAGCCCTCGGCGTCGTGCGCGCCAACCCGGAGCAGACCGTGGTGGCCCTCTCCGGTGACTACGACTTCCAGTTCATGATCGAGGAACTGGCCGTGGGCGCGCAGTTCAACCTGCCGTACATCCACGTGGTGGTGAACAACTCCTACCTGGGCCTGATCCGCCAGTCCCAGCGCGGCTTCAACATGGAACAGAACGTGTCCCTGGCGTTCGACAACGTCAACAGCGCGGACTTGTCCGAAAACGCACGCGGCTACGGCGTGGACCACCTGAAGGTGGCCGAGGGCCTGGGCTGCAAGGCCGTGCGCGTGGAGGATCCCAACGACCTCGCCGCAGCGTTCGACAAGGCCAAGGCGCTCATGGGCGAGTTCCAGGTTCCCGTGGTGGTGGAAGTGATCCTGGAAAAGGTCACCAACATCTCCATGGGCGTGGAGATCAACGCCGTGAACGAGTTCGAGGAACTGGCGGAGACCGCCGCGGACGCCCCCACCGCCATCCTGGCCCTGCAGGCATAA
- a CDS encoding glycerate kinase, whose amino-acid sequence MRVVIAPDKFKGSLSAPEVCSHLEKGLQRGAGGNLEVVRIPVADGGEGTLDAAVGSGFTRRSATVAGPLGQPVEADFAVRGHEAVIEMAMASGLALVPGVQNGGRPDSAAATNATSLGTGQLIRAALDAGCRRIILGVGGSANTDGGAGLLQGLGARFLDSRNNELPPGGAALANLHSIDFTDFEPRLVDTRFVLASDVDNPLLGAQGAAAVFGPQKGATQQDVGMLDAALVRFVEVLAREIGFRAVKAAEAPGAGAAGGVGYAAIAVLAATRRPGIDVVLEFTGLADRLAGADLVITGEGSLDEQSLLGKTPMGVARAAAAQGVPVVAVCGRTTLDHGQAAAAGFEDIHALTALESDVNRCIAEAGPLLEQLGTQISAGLAANRPATASTKEDLRV is encoded by the coding sequence ATGCGCGTGGTTATTGCCCCGGACAAGTTCAAGGGATCGCTCTCCGCTCCGGAAGTCTGCAGCCACCTGGAAAAGGGCCTGCAGCGAGGGGCGGGCGGGAACCTTGAGGTGGTCCGGATTCCGGTGGCCGACGGCGGCGAGGGCACCCTTGACGCCGCCGTCGGCTCCGGTTTCACCCGCCGGAGCGCAACGGTCGCCGGTCCGCTGGGACAACCAGTGGAAGCCGACTTCGCCGTCCGGGGCCACGAAGCCGTCATCGAGATGGCGATGGCGTCCGGGCTCGCGTTGGTGCCAGGCGTGCAAAACGGTGGCCGGCCGGATTCGGCAGCCGCAACCAACGCCACCAGCCTCGGGACCGGCCAGCTCATCCGCGCCGCATTGGATGCCGGCTGCCGCCGGATCATCCTCGGCGTGGGCGGCAGCGCGAACACCGACGGCGGCGCCGGGCTCCTGCAGGGGCTCGGCGCCAGGTTCCTGGACAGCAGGAACAACGAACTGCCACCGGGCGGGGCTGCGCTGGCAAACCTGCACAGCATCGATTTCACCGATTTCGAGCCCCGGCTGGTGGACACCCGCTTTGTGCTGGCATCCGACGTCGACAACCCGCTGCTGGGCGCCCAGGGCGCCGCTGCGGTTTTCGGCCCGCAAAAGGGTGCCACGCAACAAGACGTCGGCATGCTCGACGCCGCCCTGGTCAGGTTTGTCGAAGTCCTGGCCAGGGAAATCGGATTCCGCGCCGTCAAGGCTGCCGAGGCTCCCGGAGCCGGGGCAGCCGGTGGCGTGGGCTACGCCGCCATCGCTGTCCTGGCCGCCACGCGGCGGCCGGGCATCGACGTCGTCCTTGAATTCACCGGGCTGGCGGACCGCCTCGCCGGCGCCGACCTGGTGATCACCGGCGAAGGCAGCCTGGACGAGCAAAGCCTGCTGGGCAAGACCCCCATGGGTGTCGCCCGCGCCGCCGCCGCCCAGGGCGTTCCCGTCGTCGCCGTCTGCGGCCGGACTACCCTGGACCACGGCCAGGCGGCTGCCGCCGGATTCGAGGACATCCACGCTTTGACGGCGCTGGAAAGCGATGTAAACAGGTGCATAGCAGAGGCAGGACCGCTGCTGGAGCAGTTGGGCACCCAGATCAGTGCGGGACTCGCGGCCAACAGGCCCGCCACCGCAAGTACCAAGGAGGACCTCCGTGTCTGA
- the allB gene encoding allantoinase AllB, with product MSEERFDLVIRGRRILTTAGIAPREVGVRNGRIVAIEPLGNGLAGAEVIELADDETLLPGLVDTHVHVNEPGRTEWEGFASATRAAAAGGVTTIIDMPLNSVPPTTTVENLKLKCEVAEDQAFIDVGFWGGAIPGNKADLRPLHDEGVFGFKCFLLHSGVDEFPHLDADEMEEDMAELKSFDSLMIVHAEDSHAIDRAPHPGGDHYQTFLASRPRGAENKAIAEVIERARWTGARAHILHLSSSDALPMIASAKRDGVKLTVETCPHYLTLMAEEIPDGATAYKCCPPIREASNRELLWQGLQDGTIDCIVSDHSPSTLDLKDLENGDFAVAWGGVSSLQLGLSLIWTEARHRGIPLEQVVSWMAAKPASLARLTNKGQLALGYDADFAIFAPDEAFVVDVSKLKHKNPITPYDGKALSGVVRKTFLRGAAVDGQTPTGRLIRRGGV from the coding sequence GTGTCTGAAGAACGTTTTGACCTGGTCATCCGGGGCCGGCGCATCCTCACCACCGCCGGCATCGCACCCCGTGAAGTGGGCGTCCGGAACGGCAGGATCGTGGCCATCGAACCGCTGGGCAACGGCCTGGCCGGTGCTGAAGTCATTGAACTCGCCGACGACGAAACCCTGCTGCCCGGCCTGGTGGACACCCATGTCCACGTCAATGAGCCGGGCCGCACCGAGTGGGAAGGCTTCGCCTCCGCCACCCGGGCAGCGGCGGCCGGCGGCGTGACCACCATCATCGACATGCCGCTGAACTCCGTCCCGCCCACCACCACTGTGGAAAACCTCAAGCTCAAGTGCGAGGTGGCAGAGGACCAGGCGTTCATCGACGTCGGATTCTGGGGCGGCGCCATCCCCGGCAACAAGGCCGACCTGCGCCCCCTGCATGACGAGGGCGTGTTCGGCTTCAAGTGCTTCCTCCTGCACTCGGGCGTGGACGAGTTCCCGCATCTGGACGCGGACGAGATGGAGGAGGACATGGCCGAGCTGAAGTCCTTCGATTCCCTCATGATCGTCCATGCCGAGGACTCGCACGCCATTGACCGCGCCCCGCACCCCGGCGGTGACCACTACCAGACCTTCCTGGCCTCCCGCCCCCGCGGCGCCGAGAACAAGGCGATCGCCGAGGTCATCGAACGGGCCCGCTGGACTGGTGCCCGTGCGCACATCCTGCACCTGTCGTCGTCGGACGCGCTGCCCATGATCGCTTCCGCAAAGCGCGACGGCGTGAAGCTCACCGTTGAAACCTGCCCGCACTACCTCACCCTGATGGCCGAGGAAATTCCGGACGGTGCCACCGCCTACAAGTGCTGCCCGCCCATCCGCGAGGCCTCCAACCGCGAACTGCTGTGGCAGGGCCTGCAGGACGGCACCATCGACTGCATCGTCTCGGACCACTCCCCCTCCACGCTGGACCTGAAGGACCTGGAAAACGGCGACTTCGCCGTGGCCTGGGGCGGAGTCTCCTCGCTGCAGCTGGGCCTGTCCCTGATCTGGACCGAGGCCCGGCACCGCGGGATCCCGCTGGAGCAGGTGGTGTCCTGGATGGCGGCGAAGCCCGCCAGCCTGGCCCGCCTCACGAACAAGGGGCAGCTGGCGCTGGGCTACGACGCGGACTTCGCCATTTTCGCGCCGGACGAGGCGTTCGTGGTGGACGTGTCAAAGCTCAAGCACAAGAACCCGATCACCCCGTACGACGGCAAAGCGCTGTCCGGTGTGGTGCGCAAGACCTTCCTCCGCGGTGCCGCAGTGGACGGCCAGACCCCAACGGGCAGGCTGATCCGCCGCGGCGGCGTCTAG
- a CDS encoding winged helix-turn-helix domain-containing protein — protein sequence MAVEVHHPRTAYRPRVAPPKAAARGLAVWVVPAEGTSPEILRHAAQMVLARALETAPEAEVHWPAAGAPTSAAEGDAADSSPSPSAAEAAGPALSKDDGGTRLPPSAGPVSRVAVDLAADTVLLDGRPVALTGVEYKVLRYLVTHLSRTVGREELQEFLESLDFPGATARSIDVYVGRIRKKLGNARHAVATVRGGGYQFVPGPHAAVRGPAEYCI from the coding sequence ATGGCAGTGGAAGTCCACCATCCAAGGACGGCGTACCGTCCGCGGGTGGCCCCACCCAAAGCTGCCGCCCGCGGACTCGCCGTATGGGTGGTCCCGGCCGAAGGAACCAGCCCGGAAATCCTGCGCCACGCCGCCCAAATGGTCCTGGCAAGGGCCCTCGAAACTGCTCCGGAGGCGGAAGTCCACTGGCCTGCCGCCGGAGCCCCCACGTCCGCCGCGGAGGGAGACGCAGCCGACTCCTCTCCGTCTCCTTCCGCGGCGGAGGCAGCCGGCCCGGCACTTTCAAAGGACGACGGCGGCACCCGCCTGCCGCCGTCGGCCGGCCCCGTCAGCCGGGTCGCCGTGGACCTCGCCGCGGACACCGTCCTGCTGGACGGCAGGCCCGTGGCCCTGACCGGAGTCGAATACAAAGTGCTGCGCTACCTGGTGACCCATCTGTCCCGGACGGTGGGCCGCGAGGAACTGCAGGAGTTCCTGGAATCGCTGGATTTTCCCGGCGCCACGGCACGATCCATCGACGTCTACGTGGGCAGGATCCGCAAGAAACTGGGCAACGCCCGCCATGCCGTGGCCACCGTCCGCGGCGGCGGATACCAGTTTGTGCCGGGTCCGCACGCAGCCGTTCGTGGACCGGCGGAATACTGCATATGA
- the bcp gene encoding thioredoxin-dependent thiol peroxidase: protein MSPTLTTKLQPGTPAPEFTLRDAQGRETSLADFRGRNVIVYFYPKAATPGCTTEACDFRDSLASLQGKGYEVVGISPDAQEALSGFTGDFSLTFPLLSDPDHTVALAYGAWGEKLVHGEIHEGIVRSTVVVDPEGKVTLAQYQVQADGHVARLKEALGV from the coding sequence ATGAGCCCCACCCTGACCACCAAGCTTCAGCCCGGCACCCCGGCTCCTGAATTCACCCTCCGGGACGCCCAGGGCCGGGAGACCTCCTTGGCCGACTTCCGCGGCAGGAACGTCATTGTCTACTTCTACCCGAAGGCCGCCACCCCCGGCTGCACCACCGAGGCCTGCGACTTCCGGGACAGCCTGGCATCCCTCCAGGGCAAGGGCTACGAGGTTGTAGGCATCTCCCCGGATGCCCAGGAAGCCCTCTCCGGCTTTACCGGCGATTTCTCCCTGACCTTCCCGCTGCTCTCCGACCCCGACCACACTGTTGCCCTGGCCTACGGCGCCTGGGGCGAGAAGCTGGTCCACGGCGAAATCCACGAGGGCATTGTCCGCTCCACGGTTGTGGTGGACCCCGAAGGAAAAGTCACCCTGGCCCAGTACCAGGTGCAGGCCGACGGCCACGTCGCCCGCCTCAAGGAAGCCCTGGGCGTCTAG
- a CDS encoding MFS transporter, with amino-acid sequence MTQQEPGKAAAGPDTAGTSPRSPAERSRTFTGILVNTALANITTSYLWFALTFWLYLETRNVIATGVVGGAYMLLIALSSISFGTFVDRYRKLAVIRFAAGFTLVMFVLSGVMFLLTPATSLLDLGGPWFWVFTLVILIGAVVENLRNIALSTTVTILIEPERRANANGLVGMVQGLMFVVTSLLSGLSVGLLGMGWTIATALVLTAGAFGHLLTLRMPEEVRAAATDAHGGFDLRGSLAAVLAISGLFALILFSTFNNFIGGVYMALMDPYGLEMFSVEMWGAVFAVGSTGFIIGGALIGKFGLGANPLRTLLAAVAAMGVIGAVFTLREWAWLYILGIWLYLVLVPFVEAAEQTVIQRVVPLERQGRVFGFAMAFESAAAPVTAFLIAPIAQFWIIPYARSADGAARLAPLLGEGTSRGIALVFLAGGIIMIAAALLAFLTPVYRRVSDSYAQVAAEAKAAG; translated from the coding sequence ATGACCCAGCAGGAACCGGGCAAGGCTGCTGCGGGTCCGGATACCGCCGGCACCTCCCCGCGCAGTCCAGCCGAACGCTCCCGGACCTTCACCGGCATCCTGGTCAACACCGCCCTGGCCAACATCACCACCAGCTACCTGTGGTTCGCCCTGACGTTCTGGCTATACCTGGAGACGCGCAACGTGATCGCCACCGGCGTGGTGGGCGGCGCGTACATGCTGCTCATTGCACTCTCCAGCATCAGTTTCGGCACCTTCGTGGACCGGTACCGCAAGCTGGCCGTGATCCGCTTTGCTGCCGGCTTCACGCTGGTGATGTTCGTGCTGTCAGGGGTGATGTTCCTGCTGACGCCGGCCACGTCCCTGCTGGATCTGGGGGGCCCGTGGTTCTGGGTCTTCACCCTGGTCATCCTGATCGGCGCCGTGGTGGAGAACCTGCGGAACATTGCCCTCTCCACCACCGTGACCATCCTCATCGAACCGGAGCGCCGCGCCAACGCCAACGGGCTGGTGGGGATGGTGCAGGGGCTGATGTTCGTCGTCACCTCCCTGCTGTCCGGATTATCGGTGGGGCTGCTGGGTATGGGCTGGACCATTGCCACCGCCCTGGTGCTCACAGCGGGGGCCTTTGGCCACCTGCTGACCCTGCGGATGCCCGAGGAGGTGCGGGCCGCTGCAACCGACGCGCACGGCGGGTTCGACCTCCGGGGCTCGCTCGCTGCCGTGCTGGCCATCTCGGGGCTGTTCGCGCTGATCCTGTTTTCCACGTTCAACAACTTCATCGGCGGCGTCTACATGGCGCTGATGGATCCGTACGGGCTGGAAATGTTTTCCGTGGAGATGTGGGGCGCCGTCTTCGCGGTGGGATCCACCGGGTTCATCATCGGCGGGGCCCTGATCGGCAAGTTCGGGCTGGGCGCCAATCCCCTGCGGACCCTGCTGGCTGCGGTGGCGGCCATGGGCGTGATCGGTGCGGTGTTCACGCTGCGGGAGTGGGCGTGGCTTTACATCCTGGGGATCTGGCTGTACCTGGTGCTGGTCCCGTTCGTGGAGGCGGCGGAACAGACCGTGATCCAGCGGGTGGTTCCGTTGGAGCGGCAGGGCCGGGTCTTCGGCTTCGCCATGGCATTCGAGTCAGCTGCGGCGCCCGTGACGGCGTTCCTGATCGCCCCCATTGCCCAGTTCTGGATCATTCCCTACGCGCGGTCCGCAGACGGCGCGGCGCGGCTGGCCCCGCTGCTGGGCGAGGGCACCTCGCGGGGCATCGCCCTGGTTTTCCTGGCGGGCGGCATCATCATGATCGCGGCCGCCCTGCTGGCCTTCCTGACGCCGGTCTATCGCCGCGTCTCGGATTCCTATGCGCAGGTGGCGGCAGAGGCGAAGGCGGCCGGTTAA
- a CDS encoding GNAT family N-acetyltransferase produces MAIEVHPATNFEDVKAVLGPKRPDATVCWCLSYRIPSKQNVALRAEERGELVRQLVAQDPPPGVVAYDGGEPVGWAAVHPRADTSFARNRKIPHVDDQDAWSVWCLRVRPGHRGKGISHHLLAGAVAMARSHGARTIEGYPVDNKGSKVDLTMAYVGTRKLFEDAGFTKAADTQSVLNGFPRVLMRLELA; encoded by the coding sequence ATGGCCATTGAGGTGCACCCGGCGACGAACTTCGAGGACGTGAAGGCAGTGTTGGGGCCCAAGCGGCCTGACGCCACGGTCTGCTGGTGCCTCAGCTACCGGATCCCTTCCAAACAGAACGTTGCCCTCCGTGCTGAAGAGCGCGGGGAGCTGGTCCGGCAGCTGGTGGCTCAGGATCCGCCGCCCGGGGTGGTGGCGTACGACGGCGGCGAACCAGTCGGGTGGGCAGCGGTCCATCCACGTGCGGACACCAGTTTCGCCCGGAACCGAAAAATCCCGCACGTCGACGACCAGGACGCCTGGTCCGTGTGGTGCCTCCGCGTCCGTCCCGGCCACCGCGGCAAAGGTATCTCGCACCATCTCCTGGCCGGCGCCGTGGCCATGGCCCGCTCCCACGGAGCACGCACCATCGAGGGCTATCCCGTAGACAACAAGGGCAGCAAGGTTGACCTCACCATGGCCTACGTGGGCACCCGGAAACTGTTCGAGGACGCAGGCTTCACCAAGGCGGCGGACACCCAATCGGTGCTGAACGGCTTCCCACGGGTACTCATGCGGTTGGAGTTGGCATGA
- a CDS encoding DNA alkylation repair protein, with protein MTRAVFEAVLAELSALEDPHVRGANQKRGDDHGVNLARLREIARRLKTQQDLALDLWAAGDTAARLLAVLICRPKDFGPDELDTMLRESGAPKLQDWLVNYVVKKTPHAEALRLAWMADPDERVASAGWELTADRVARKPDGLDLPGLLDTIEAQMKDAPGRLQWSMNTTLARIGIGHADLRVRALDIGERLGVLKYYPTPPNCTSPYAPAWINEMVSRQQRA; from the coding sequence ATGACCCGGGCAGTTTTTGAAGCTGTCCTCGCTGAGCTGTCGGCGCTTGAGGACCCACATGTGCGCGGGGCCAATCAAAAGCGCGGGGATGACCACGGCGTCAACCTCGCCCGGCTGCGGGAGATCGCCAGGCGTTTGAAGACCCAGCAGGACCTCGCCCTGGATCTTTGGGCTGCCGGTGACACGGCCGCCCGGCTGCTGGCAGTGTTGATCTGCCGCCCGAAAGACTTTGGTCCGGACGAACTCGACACCATGCTCCGCGAGTCGGGCGCACCCAAACTGCAGGACTGGCTGGTGAACTACGTGGTCAAAAAGACTCCTCACGCCGAGGCACTGCGGCTCGCCTGGATGGCTGATCCCGACGAACGGGTGGCAAGTGCCGGGTGGGAGCTGACCGCCGACCGGGTGGCCAGGAAACCCGATGGACTGGATCTGCCGGGCCTCCTGGACACCATTGAAGCGCAGATGAAGGACGCTCCGGGCCGGCTGCAGTGGTCAATGAACACCACCCTCGCACGGATTGGCATTGGACACGCTGATCTCCGGGTCCGGGCCCTGGACATCGGCGAGCGCCTGGGCGTCCTGAAGTACTACCCCACGCCGCCCAATTGCACGTCGCCGTACGCGCCTGCATGGATCAACGAGATGGTCAGCCGGCAGCAGCGGGCTTGA